A section of the Subtercola frigoramans genome encodes:
- a CDS encoding DUF1844 domain-containing protein, whose product MSDVYLEDDSIGAARDIADVQAVEVITTTAVHLMSAAAVKVGLADDPENQLDLDEARKLIIALAGLVTAGAPEIGDMHARSLRDGLRSLQLAFREASPFPDAIGQGPGEKLTGPVN is encoded by the coding sequence GTGAGCGATGTCTATCTCGAAGACGATTCGATCGGGGCGGCGCGCGACATCGCCGACGTACAGGCCGTCGAGGTCATCACAACGACCGCCGTGCACCTGATGAGCGCCGCTGCGGTGAAGGTCGGCCTGGCCGACGACCCCGAGAACCAGCTGGACCTCGACGAGGCGCGAAAACTCATCATCGCCCTCGCCGGGCTCGTGACGGCTGGAGCCCCGGAGATCGGCGACATGCACGCCCGAAGCCTGCGCGACGGCCTGCGTTCGCTCCAGCTGGCCTTCCGCGAAGCGTCACCCTTCCCCGACGCAATCGGCCAGGGCCCGGGCGAGAAACTGACCGGGCCCGTCAACTGA
- the priA gene encoding bifunctional 1-(5-phosphoribosyl)-5-((5-phosphoribosylamino)methylideneamino)imidazole-4-carboxamide isomerase/phosphoribosylanthranilate isomerase PriA: MTTPAPALVLLPAVDIADGQAVRLTQGQAGTETNHGDPADAAADWVAQGAEWIHLVDLDAAFGRGNNVDVIRRVIAQATGIKIELSGGIRDDASLEHALESGATRINLGTAALENPEWAAKAIARFGEAIAVGLDVRGTTLAARGWTEDGGDLWEVLARLEDAGCARYVVTDVTKDGTLKGPNVELLKQVMQKTDKPVIASGGISSLDDLVELRALVAEGLEGAIVGRALYAGAFTLVEALAVASD; encoded by the coding sequence ATGACTACACCCGCCCCAGCCCTCGTTCTCCTGCCTGCAGTCGACATCGCCGACGGGCAGGCCGTGCGCCTGACCCAGGGCCAGGCCGGAACCGAGACCAATCACGGCGATCCTGCTGACGCCGCGGCTGACTGGGTCGCGCAGGGAGCAGAGTGGATCCATCTTGTAGACCTTGATGCTGCTTTCGGCAGAGGCAACAATGTCGACGTCATCCGCCGAGTCATCGCCCAGGCGACCGGGATCAAGATCGAGCTCTCGGGTGGCATCCGCGACGACGCGTCCCTCGAGCATGCGCTCGAAAGCGGTGCCACGCGCATCAACCTCGGCACGGCAGCGCTGGAGAACCCCGAGTGGGCGGCCAAGGCGATCGCGCGATTCGGCGAGGCGATCGCGGTCGGCCTCGATGTGCGGGGTACGACGCTGGCGGCGCGCGGCTGGACGGAAGACGGGGGAGACCTCTGGGAGGTGCTCGCGCGCCTCGAGGACGCGGGCTGCGCACGGTATGTGGTCACCGACGTCACCAAGGACGGCACGCTCAAAGGCCCGAATGTCGAACTGCTCAAGCAGGTCATGCAGAAGACCGACAAGCCCGTCATCGCCTCCGGCGGAATCTCGAGCCTCGACGACCTGGTCGAGTTGCGTGCTCTCGTCGCCGAGGGCCTCGAAGGCGCGATCGTCGGCCGCGCCCTCTACGCAGGGGCTTTCACCCTCGTCGAGGCACTCGCGGTCGCGTCAGACTGA
- the hflX gene encoding GTPase HflX yields MFEHDSVSADETAPHGRTTTDSTEEAKTPSGSETPAQDAVGRVLARAGARSSGYALFTPGSAQALQRDDAMSVRENHDGDQYDLADRQALRRVAGLSTELEDVTEVEYRQLRLENVVLIGVYTQGTLTDAENSLHELAALAETAGAAVLDGLLQRRATPDPSTYFGKGKAEELRAVVQALGADTVIADSELAPSQRRALEDIVKVKVIDRTAVILDIFSQHAKSREGKAQVELAQLEYLLPRLRGWGDSMSRQAGGQVGGAGAGMGSRGPGETKIELDRRRIHTRMSRLRKQIAAMKPARDAKRANRKRNTVPSVAIAGYTNAGKSSLLNRITGAGLLVENALFATLDATVRRTQTADGREFTFVDTVGFVRSLPTQLVEAFRSTLEEVADADVIVHVVDGSHPDPASQLTTVRDVIGEAGARGIPELVVFNKSDLISESDRIVLRGLEPHSMFVSARTGEGIDELLAAIDALLPTPSVEVDVLIPYDRGDLVSQMHQHSTVLSTEYEEGGTHVHAMVTPEFEAQLLEFSVDSVRSSQA; encoded by the coding sequence ATGTTTGAACACGATTCAGTTTCGGCCGATGAAACGGCTCCACACGGCAGAACCACCACCGACTCGACCGAAGAAGCCAAAACGCCCAGCGGGTCAGAGACCCCGGCTCAGGATGCTGTGGGCCGCGTTCTGGCGCGCGCAGGTGCCCGCTCCTCAGGCTACGCACTCTTCACTCCCGGCAGCGCCCAGGCGTTGCAACGCGATGACGCGATGAGCGTGCGCGAGAATCACGATGGTGACCAGTATGACCTCGCCGACAGGCAGGCGCTTCGCCGGGTCGCCGGGCTCTCGACCGAGCTCGAAGACGTCACTGAGGTCGAATACCGCCAGCTGCGCCTCGAGAACGTCGTGTTGATCGGTGTGTACACGCAGGGCACGCTGACCGATGCAGAGAACTCGCTGCACGAACTCGCCGCTCTCGCCGAGACAGCCGGAGCCGCCGTTCTCGACGGTCTGTTGCAGCGCCGGGCGACTCCCGATCCGAGCACGTACTTCGGCAAGGGCAAGGCAGAAGAACTACGCGCGGTCGTCCAGGCGCTGGGCGCCGATACGGTGATCGCCGACAGCGAGCTTGCGCCGAGCCAGCGGCGTGCACTCGAAGACATCGTCAAGGTGAAAGTGATCGACCGCACTGCCGTCATCCTCGACATCTTCAGCCAGCACGCCAAGAGCCGCGAGGGCAAGGCGCAGGTCGAACTCGCGCAGCTCGAGTACCTCCTGCCTCGCCTGCGAGGCTGGGGTGACTCGATGTCGCGCCAGGCCGGTGGCCAGGTCGGTGGTGCGGGTGCCGGAATGGGCTCACGTGGCCCCGGTGAAACGAAGATCGAACTGGATCGCCGCCGCATCCATACCCGCATGTCCAGGTTGCGAAAGCAGATCGCGGCGATGAAGCCTGCGCGCGACGCCAAGAGGGCCAACCGCAAGCGCAACACCGTGCCGTCTGTTGCGATCGCCGGGTACACGAACGCTGGCAAGTCGTCGTTGCTGAACCGCATCACCGGCGCCGGCCTGCTGGTCGAGAACGCTCTGTTCGCCACGCTGGATGCGACGGTTCGTCGCACGCAGACCGCTGACGGCCGCGAGTTCACCTTCGTCGACACTGTGGGCTTCGTGCGGAGTCTTCCCACGCAACTCGTCGAAGCATTCCGCTCCACTCTCGAAGAGGTTGCCGATGCAGACGTCATCGTGCATGTCGTCGACGGTTCGCATCCTGACCCCGCGAGCCAGCTCACCACTGTGCGCGACGTGATCGGCGAGGCGGGAGCCAGAGGTATTCCTGAGCTGGTCGTCTTCAACAAGAGCGATCTCATCTCTGAGAGTGACCGGATCGTGCTTCGGGGCCTCGAGCCCCATTCGATGTTCGTCTCGGCACGCACCGGTGAGGGCATCGATGAACTCCTCGCTGCGATCGATGCTCTACTGCCGACGCCATCGGTCGAGGTCGACGTGCTGATTCCCTACGACAGGGGTGATCTGGTGTCACAGATGCACCAGCACAGTACCGTGCTGAGCACCGAGTACGAAGAAGGTGGAACCCACGTGCACGCGATGGTCACCCCTGAATTCGAGGCGCAGCTCCTGGAATTCAGCGTCGATTCCGTTCGGTCGTCGCAGGCCTGA
- a CDS encoding histidinol-phosphate transaminase yields MSSTSPDGDFSDPRPFSLADLPIRDDLRGLTPYGAPELKVKVALNVNENTHPIPEAVARSIIEALATQLLTVNRYPDREFPALRDSLASYLGHGLTRENIWAANGSNEVLQQILQAFGGPGRSVLGFPPTYSMHSIIAAGTGTEWIAGERDAGYEISPQTAVDWVTRTDPDLVFFCSPNNPTGTAITLDTIAAAYDATDKIVVVDEAYAEFGLAGDPTALSLLPGRDRLIVTRTMSKAFAFAGARLGYLAAAPAISDALRLVRLPYHLSALTQAAAVAALAHAPEMLAMVDDIKRQRDRIEDALRELGYTPFPSASNFVLFGGVPDSHELFEQLLERDIIIRDLGIPGHLRVSAGTEDETTAFLDAMRDLTPSR; encoded by the coding sequence GTGAGTTCCACTAGCCCTGACGGCGATTTCAGTGACCCAAGACCGTTCTCTCTGGCAGACCTGCCCATCCGAGATGACCTGCGCGGACTGACTCCGTACGGGGCGCCGGAGCTCAAGGTCAAGGTGGCTCTCAACGTCAACGAGAACACACACCCGATTCCTGAGGCCGTTGCGCGCTCGATCATCGAAGCCTTGGCCACTCAGCTCCTCACGGTCAACCGATACCCCGATCGGGAGTTTCCGGCGCTTCGCGACAGCCTGGCCTCCTACCTCGGCCACGGGCTCACGCGGGAGAACATCTGGGCTGCAAACGGGTCGAACGAGGTCCTGCAGCAGATTCTCCAGGCATTCGGTGGCCCCGGCAGGTCGGTGCTCGGATTCCCGCCCACGTATTCGATGCACTCGATCATCGCTGCAGGAACCGGAACGGAGTGGATCGCCGGCGAGCGCGACGCCGGATATGAGATCTCCCCGCAGACCGCGGTCGACTGGGTCACCCGTACCGATCCCGATCTGGTCTTCTTCTGTTCCCCCAACAACCCGACGGGTACAGCCATAACGCTCGACACCATTGCCGCCGCCTATGACGCCACCGACAAAATCGTGGTCGTCGATGAGGCGTATGCCGAGTTCGGTCTCGCAGGGGATCCGACCGCACTCTCCTTGCTTCCGGGCCGTGACCGACTGATAGTGACTCGCACGATGAGCAAGGCGTTCGCGTTCGCCGGCGCCCGACTCGGTTACCTGGCGGCGGCTCCGGCCATCAGCGACGCCCTCAGACTGGTTCGGTTGCCCTACCACCTCTCTGCACTGACACAGGCGGCAGCGGTCGCAGCTCTTGCCCATGCACCGGAGATGCTGGCCATGGTCGACGACATCAAGCGGCAGCGCGACCGTATCGAAGACGCACTTCGTGAATTGGGCTACACGCCCTTCCCGAGTGCGTCGAATTTTGTGCTGTTCGGGGGAGTGCCCGATTCCCATGAACTGTTCGAGCAGCTTCTCGAGCGCGACATCATCATCAGGGATCTCGGCATCCCCGGGCACCTTCGTGTGAGCGCGGGTACCGAAGATGAGACGACAGCGTTCCTCGACGCCATGAGAGATCTCACTCCTTCGCGGTAG
- a CDS encoding SseB family protein, producing MLPEHPEQEPASAGQGKRARVLPSTGTPPSHATPNPERGAPLTDSAGQPWAGRTFDASTSDYVDDEQEEAVTLVEAIRAFRAGDGLPRPPRSQTTVIEAVSAARLLVPLVAQAGQTALDHQGRTVDKTQELAIVTVTAPDGRTALPVFTSVAAMAKWNPAARPVPNEARRIALSAAVEGTDLLIIDPTSVTEFVVRRPAVWAIAQGASWVSPFDIETDTESDTETAGAPHGDRESLPLLAEFRAAAVGEPAVVSVALAQGDPDARLAAPEVTVVLALAPGLDREALDQLLARLQHGWAQSTLIADRVDSLSIRLVAA from the coding sequence ATGCTCCCCGAGCATCCTGAACAGGAGCCGGCTTCGGCCGGCCAGGGCAAGCGTGCCAGGGTGCTTCCTTCGACGGGCACACCACCATCACACGCCACGCCCAACCCGGAGCGCGGTGCACCTCTCACAGACTCGGCGGGCCAGCCGTGGGCAGGTCGCACCTTCGACGCGAGCACGAGTGACTATGTCGACGACGAACAAGAAGAGGCCGTCACCCTGGTCGAGGCGATTCGCGCTTTTCGTGCCGGGGATGGGCTTCCCCGCCCACCACGTTCACAGACCACCGTCATCGAAGCCGTCAGCGCGGCGCGGCTGCTGGTGCCGCTCGTAGCCCAAGCCGGGCAGACCGCGCTGGACCACCAAGGTCGAACGGTCGACAAGACCCAGGAACTCGCGATCGTCACTGTGACGGCTCCCGACGGCCGCACCGCGCTGCCGGTCTTCACTTCCGTCGCTGCGATGGCGAAATGGAATCCTGCCGCACGCCCGGTGCCCAACGAAGCCCGACGGATTGCTCTCTCGGCCGCCGTAGAGGGCACCGATCTGCTCATCATCGATCCGACATCGGTAACTGAGTTCGTCGTGCGGCGCCCGGCCGTCTGGGCCATCGCCCAAGGTGCCTCGTGGGTGTCACCGTTCGATATCGAAACCGACACCGAATCCGACACCGAAACCGCGGGTGCGCCACACGGTGATCGTGAGTCCCTCCCCCTGCTGGCAGAATTCCGTGCGGCAGCAGTGGGCGAACCGGCGGTGGTCTCGGTGGCGCTGGCGCAGGGCGACCCGGATGCCCGGCTGGCCGCCCCCGAGGTCACCGTCGTTCTCGCGCTGGCTCCGGGTCTCGACCGCGAAGCCCTCGATCAGCTTCTCGCGCGCCTGCAACACGGATGGGCCCAGTCGACCCTCATCGCAGATCGAGTGGACTCCTTGTCGATCAGACTTGTCGCCGCCTGA
- a CDS encoding LysM peptidoglycan-binding domain-containing protein — MTALNFAPGPHVPRALSGPVRVRLRLTRRGRVLLGTVASLALIGTLAALALFGGAPAIATSNESSSTFTYITVQSGQSLWSIAQSIDPSGDPRDVIAAIESLNQLPSSDVQQGQRLALPSEYAR; from the coding sequence ATGACTGCACTGAATTTCGCACCAGGCCCTCACGTCCCGCGTGCCCTGTCCGGTCCCGTGCGAGTCCGCCTCCGTCTCACCCGTCGCGGCCGGGTCCTCCTCGGTACTGTCGCTTCGTTGGCGCTCATTGGTACGCTGGCGGCCTTGGCGTTGTTCGGTGGTGCCCCCGCAATCGCAACATCGAACGAGTCGTCCAGTACCTTCACCTACATCACGGTCCAGTCAGGGCAGAGCCTGTGGTCCATTGCCCAGAGCATCGATCCGTCAGGCGACCCGCGCGACGTGATCGCAGCCATCGAGAGCCTGAACCAGCTGCCGTCGTCAGACGTACAGCAAGGCCAACGCCTGGCTCTTCCCAGCGAATACGCGCGGTAG
- the hisH gene encoding imidazole glycerol phosphate synthase subunit HisH has product MTSRKVVVLDYGSGNVHSAVKALERVGAEVELTADRRAVAEADGLLVPGVGAFDAVMRALESVRGGELIDKRLAGGRPVLGICVGMQVLFSRGVERGVDTEGLGEWPGTVDELKADVLPHMGWNTVIAPEESRLFAGIADERFYFVHSNAAQTWELDVQPPLPAASVTWAEHGGRFIAAVENGPLSATQFHPEKSGEAGMQLLSNWLLTL; this is encoded by the coding sequence GTGACCTCTCGCAAAGTTGTCGTGCTCGACTACGGCAGCGGCAACGTGCACTCGGCAGTGAAAGCGCTGGAGCGGGTCGGAGCCGAGGTCGAACTGACGGCCGACCGACGGGCAGTCGCTGAGGCCGACGGTCTGCTCGTGCCGGGCGTCGGGGCGTTCGACGCCGTCATGCGTGCGCTGGAGTCGGTGCGTGGTGGCGAGCTGATCGACAAACGGCTTGCCGGCGGCAGGCCGGTGCTGGGCATCTGTGTCGGCATGCAGGTGCTTTTCAGTCGTGGTGTCGAGCGCGGGGTCGACACCGAAGGCCTCGGCGAATGGCCGGGCACGGTCGACGAGCTGAAGGCGGATGTTCTGCCCCACATGGGGTGGAACACCGTCATCGCGCCGGAGGAATCGAGGCTCTTCGCCGGAATCGCTGACGAGCGCTTCTATTTCGTGCACTCGAACGCCGCCCAGACCTGGGAGCTCGATGTACAGCCTCCGCTTCCCGCCGCGTCGGTCACCTGGGCAGAACACGGTGGCCGGTTCATTGCTGCTGTGGAGAACGGCCCCCTTTCAGCCACCCAGTTCCACCCGGAGAAGTCCGGGGAGGCGGGAATGCAGCTCCTGTCCAACTGGCTCCTCACGCTCTGA
- the lexA gene encoding transcriptional repressor LexA, with protein sequence MTSERGGTRRRKSLSEKQLAILEVISEAVNQQGYPPSMREIGDAVGLASLSSVTHQLNQLELSGYLRRDPNRPRALEILIDIPKSDSVATDSSTPHGDVALVPMVGRIAAGIPITAEQQVEEIYPLPRQLVGKGELFMLKVVGESMIDAAICDGDWVVVRTQKTAENGDIVAAMLDDEATVKVFRQRDGHTWLLPRNSNFEPILGDFATVLGKVVAVLRSV encoded by the coding sequence ATGACAAGCGAACGCGGCGGCACGCGAAGGCGAAAATCACTCAGCGAGAAACAGCTGGCAATCCTCGAAGTGATCTCCGAGGCTGTTAACCAGCAGGGGTATCCGCCGAGCATGCGTGAGATCGGTGACGCTGTCGGGCTCGCTTCCCTCTCGAGCGTGACGCACCAGTTGAATCAGCTCGAGTTGAGCGGATACCTTCGCCGTGACCCGAACCGGCCGCGCGCGCTCGAGATCCTCATCGACATTCCGAAGAGTGACAGCGTTGCCACCGACTCATCGACGCCCCACGGCGATGTGGCACTGGTGCCGATGGTCGGCCGCATCGCGGCGGGTATCCCCATCACCGCCGAACAACAGGTGGAGGAGATCTATCCACTCCCCCGCCAGCTCGTGGGCAAAGGTGAGCTCTTCATGTTGAAGGTGGTTGGCGAGTCGATGATCGACGCAGCGATCTGCGACGGTGACTGGGTCGTTGTTCGAACCCAGAAGACAGCGGAGAACGGCGACATCGTTGCTGCCATGCTCGACGACGAGGCCACGGTGAAGGTCTTCCGTCAGCGAGATGGCCACACCTGGCTGTTGCCCCGCAATTCGAATTTCGAACCCATCCTCGGCGATTTCGCCACCGTTCTGGGCAAAGTCGTCGCAGTGCTGCGTTCGGTCTAG
- a CDS encoding cryptochrome/photolyase family protein, whose product MTAGRVRWIFAGQLGSLFDDGGPMLLIESRRALGRGPIHRTKAHLLLSGIRHRARELGDRVEFHQVDTYSEIVDDRTDLEVIDPTSWRARRKVRQIGATILPNRGFVSSETEFAEWAASRGAKRLLLEDFYREMRLRTGILMDGDGPTGGQWNFDQDNRQAPPKNAVSLGLPEPWWPVEDDIDEEVRADLDRWQAEGSVTLVGDDGPRRFAVTESEAHAALEDFVAVRLNDFGPFEDATLAGDWTMAHSLLSVPLNLGLLDPRAVVDRAVSEFHAGRAPLASVEGFVRQIAGWRDYVWHLYWHLGEQYPTSHNGLNARRELPIEFRRLDADAIEANCLSQSMRGVRERGWAHHIQRLMVIGNWALQRGYDPVALNDWFVAMFVDGTPWVMPANVIGMSQHADGGIVATKPYAAGGAYISKMTDYCGSCRFDPKVRLGPDACPFTAGYWAFLDRVEPQLRTNNRMAQPLAGLRRLSDREAVVAQERARDQLGEFTALIE is encoded by the coding sequence ATGACTGCCGGGCGGGTGCGCTGGATCTTTGCAGGCCAGCTCGGTTCGCTGTTCGACGATGGCGGCCCGATGCTGCTCATCGAGTCGAGGCGGGCGCTCGGGCGGGGGCCGATTCACCGGACGAAAGCGCACCTGCTGCTGTCGGGCATCCGGCATCGCGCCAGGGAATTGGGCGACCGGGTCGAATTCCACCAGGTCGATACGTACTCAGAGATTGTGGATGACCGGACCGACCTCGAAGTCATCGACCCCACCTCGTGGCGGGCCAGGCGCAAGGTGCGGCAGATCGGAGCGACAATCCTGCCGAACCGGGGTTTCGTTTCGAGCGAAACGGAATTCGCGGAATGGGCGGCGTCACGAGGAGCCAAGCGGCTTCTGCTGGAGGACTTCTACCGGGAGATGCGCCTTCGTACGGGCATCCTGATGGACGGTGACGGACCGACCGGCGGCCAGTGGAACTTCGACCAGGACAACCGCCAGGCTCCACCGAAGAATGCCGTCAGCCTGGGGCTGCCAGAGCCCTGGTGGCCGGTCGAAGATGACATCGATGAGGAGGTTCGGGCGGATCTCGATCGATGGCAGGCCGAAGGATCGGTGACATTGGTCGGTGACGATGGCCCCCGCAGGTTCGCCGTGACGGAAAGCGAAGCGCACGCGGCGCTCGAGGACTTCGTTGCCGTCAGGCTGAATGACTTCGGCCCGTTCGAAGACGCCACGCTCGCGGGTGACTGGACGATGGCTCACTCGCTGCTGAGCGTACCCCTGAACCTCGGTCTGCTCGACCCTCGCGCGGTCGTCGACAGGGCGGTGAGCGAATTCCACGCCGGCCGAGCTCCACTTGCGAGCGTGGAAGGCTTTGTTCGCCAGATCGCCGGGTGGCGCGACTACGTCTGGCACCTCTACTGGCATCTCGGCGAACAGTATCCGACGAGCCACAACGGGCTGAACGCGAGGCGGGAACTGCCGATCGAGTTCAGGCGACTCGACGCCGACGCGATCGAGGCGAACTGCCTGAGCCAGAGCATGCGAGGTGTTCGCGAACGGGGGTGGGCCCACCACATCCAGCGCCTGATGGTCATCGGGAACTGGGCTCTCCAGCGGGGCTACGATCCGGTTGCGCTGAATGACTGGTTCGTGGCGATGTTCGTCGACGGCACTCCGTGGGTGATGCCGGCGAATGTCATCGGTATGTCACAGCACGCAGATGGCGGAATCGTCGCGACCAAGCCGTACGCGGCCGGCGGCGCCTACATCTCGAAGATGACCGACTACTGTGGCAGCTGCCGCTTCGACCCGAAGGTTCGCCTCGGGCCGGATGCCTGCCCGTTCACGGCAGGCTATTGGGCCTTTCTCGACCGGGTCGAGCCGCAGCTGCGCACGAACAACCGTATGGCCCAGCCCCTTGCGGGCCTCAGGCGGCTCTCCGACCGGGAAGCGGTCGTCGCCCAGGAGCGCGCGCGAGATCAGCTGGGCGAATTCACGGCCCTCATCGAGTGA
- the hisB gene encoding imidazoleglycerol-phosphate dehydratase HisB, which produces MSTEPRTASLTRKTSESSIQLSLDLDGTGTSHIDTSVPFFNHMLTAFAKHSLTDLTVTATGDTDIDVHHTVEDIGIVLGQAIRQALGDKSGISRFGDALVPLDEALVQAVVDISGRPFVVHSGEPAGFEFHLIGGHFTGSMVRHVFEAITFHAGLTVHITVLGGRDPHHIAEAEFKAFARAFRFAKQLDPQVSGVPSTKGAL; this is translated from the coding sequence ATGTCGACAGAACCCCGTACTGCCAGCCTGACGCGCAAAACCAGCGAATCGAGCATCCAGCTCTCACTGGACCTCGACGGTACCGGCACATCGCACATCGACACCAGTGTCCCGTTCTTCAACCACATGCTGACGGCGTTCGCCAAGCACTCCCTCACCGACCTCACCGTGACGGCTACCGGCGACACCGACATCGACGTGCACCACACTGTCGAAGACATCGGTATTGTGCTGGGACAGGCCATCCGGCAGGCGCTCGGCGACAAGAGCGGCATCTCGCGGTTCGGTGACGCACTCGTGCCGCTCGACGAGGCGCTGGTCCAGGCCGTTGTCGACATTTCGGGTCGACCTTTCGTGGTGCACAGTGGTGAGCCTGCAGGGTTCGAATTCCACCTGATCGGCGGCCACTTCACCGGTTCCATGGTTCGCCACGTCTTCGAAGCGATCACCTTCCACGCCGGACTCACAGTGCACATCACTGTGCTCGGCGGGCGCGATCCGCACCACATCGCAGAGGCCGAGTTCAAGGCGTTCGCCAGGGCCTTCCGTTTCGCCAAACAACTCGACCCCCAGGTTTCGGGCGTTCCGTCGACAAAGGGCGCGCTGTGA